The genomic segment CCGCCGATGCCGACCGCGGTGTGCGCGCCGAACGCGAAACCCGGCCCGGACAGGTAGGCCACCGCCCACACCGAGACGGTCGGCGCGTACAGCAGGCAGAGCAGCGTCAGGCCGATGTCGCCGACCGGACCGGCCTGGTACGCGCGAAACGTGTCCGCGGCTCGGTCGGCGTGCCAGGCGAGCGAACCGCCGGCAGTGAACGCGCCGAGCCCGAGCAGGGTCACCGCGGCGAACGCGCCGGAGCGCAGCCCGAGCCGTACGGCCGGGGAGAGCTGGCCGCCGATGTGCCGCAGCATGCCGCTCCGGTGCGCGACCCCGACCACCGCGCAGACCAGCGCGAACCCGCCGGCGGTGAGGAACGCTCGCGGCACCGGGACGGACACCTCTGGCCCGGACACCAGCAGCGCCAGCAGCGCGGCGAGCAGGCCGTACCCGACGGCGACGCCGACCGCGCCGAGCAGCGCGGCGCGCCGGTCCCCGAGCGCCCGGGCGGTGTTGCCGCCGGCCCGGACCAGCCGCCAGCCGATGAACGCGGTCAGCGCGAGCGGCACCAGCCCGTACGGCCCGATCGGGGTGTGGATCGGCACGCCGTTGCCGAGCAGCCAGGCGGCGCCGGCGACCCGGAGCGCGCTGGTGGCGGCGCCGGCCCCGCCGGCGACCAGCCAGCCGAGCAGGACCAGCACCAGCAGCGGGACGAAGGAGACGAGCGCGGCCCAGCCGGCGGTCGCGGCGGCCGCGACGAACACCGAGGCACGCCCCAGCGGCGCGGCATCGGGAGTGGTCGTCGCCGGCGCGGGTGGGGAGTCCTCGGCGGGAGCGGTGCTCGGTTCGGTGACGGACATGACGCTCTCACCGAACACCATCGGCGGCCGGATCGCCGCAACGACACGCGGTGCGGCCGGCATCGGCATCGAAAAGCCGGCCACCGTCACCCGACGTGATCATCGCCCCGCAAACGAGTCAAGTTGCGTGCGTACGGCATCATCTGATGCCGACCAGGGTGTTCCGGGTGTGGCGCCGCTTCATTACGCTGACCCGCACCCGACCCAACACACCCCTCTAAGGAGAACGATGCAGCCGGGTATGCCTCCCCCACCGGGGTACCAGCAGGGACCCCCGCCTGGCGCGCCCCAGGAGCCGGTCAACAGCCACATGGGCTGGGCGATCGGTGCCATCTTCCTGTTCTGGCCGCTCGCCATCCCGGCGATCATGGCCGCCAGCCGCTGCAACGCCGCAGTCGCCGCTGGTGACTACATGGGCGCGCAGGCGGCGTCCGAGGACGCCAAGAAGTGGGCGAAGCTCGCCACCATCATCGGCATCTGCTGGTACGTGCTGAGCTGCCTGATCTTCGGGCTGGCCAGCTGCGGCGGTCTGATGGCCGCCAACTCCGCTGCCACCAGCACCTACTAGCCAACGCGAGAAGGGGCACACCACGCGGTGTGCCCCTTCTTCGTGCCCGAGCCGCGGCGGTCGCGGTGCGCCGCCGCGCGACGGGTCCTACTTCTGCATCAGCTCGCGCATCAGGTTCGCGGTCTCGGTCGGCGTCTTGCCGACCTTGACCCCGGCCGCCTCCAGCGCGTCCTTCTTCGCCGCGGCGGTACCGGAGGAACCGGAGATGATCGCGCCGGCGTGCCCCATGGTCTTGCCGGGCGGCGCGGTGAAGCCGGCGACGTAGCCGACGACCGGCTTCGTCACGTGC from the Actinocatenispora thailandica genome contains:
- a CDS encoding CD225/dispanin family protein, whose product is MPPPPGYQQGPPPGAPQEPVNSHMGWAIGAIFLFWPLAIPAIMAASRCNAAVAAGDYMGAQAASEDAKKWAKLATIIGICWYVLSCLIFGLASCGGLMAANSAATSTY
- a CDS encoding DUF6350 family protein, which produces MSVTEPSTAPAEDSPPAPATTTPDAAPLGRASVFVAAAATAGWAALVSFVPLLVLVLLGWLVAGGAGAATSALRVAGAAWLLGNGVPIHTPIGPYGLVPLALTAFIGWRLVRAGGNTARALGDRRAALLGAVGVAVGYGLLAALLALLVSGPEVSVPVPRAFLTAGGFALVCAVVGVAHRSGMLRHIGGQLSPAVRLGLRSGAFAAVTLLGLGAFTAGGSLAWHADRAADTFRAYQAGPVGDIGLTLLCLLYAPTVSVWAVAYLSGPGFAFGAHTAVGIGGVHLGPVPAIPLLAALPTSAAPATGALLLGLPLLVGVATGWLAARRDTGPGLTPLLLATALSGAVAGALFAVAGALSAGSLGGGRLATIGPSWWQLGLAVAGLIGLAAMAAGLTARTIARVRPRPAPTGSTNLGPTATATATAETDGPAAGTSGLGDGSVAAGAAGEAGEAGEAGGSGAGGAAGGSGAVAPARGGTASAAGSEEQADPVQDPAAEPAAGRQHPADRPGDETGAGPAT